The genomic segment TTACTTgtgaaaattgaattttaatttttttatataaaattaaataaaaaaattatacttaatttaaatatattattttgattatcaaaaattattattttttaaatgtcacTATCTTAGCAACTATATATatcaaaacaatttattaacATGTTAGTTATAAACTATTTCAGATATGAGATTAAGATGAACTTGTTATTGTATTACGAATATTTTTAAAGTCTGAGATTACTTATAAAAGACACTCTAATGTTAAAGTCAGTAAAGATTCTATAAATAATGCAACTAGGAATCTCATGGAGAGTTTGATTCTGGTTCAGGATGAACGCTGACGGCATGCCTTACACATGTAAGTTGAACGTGAAGTGGTGTTTCCAGGGACGAGTGAATAACGTGTAAAAACCTAACAGCAATTGGAAACGACTGCTAATACCCCCTAGGTTGAGGAGTGAAAGGAGGAATCCGTTCGAGGAGGGGCTCGTGTCTGATTAACTATTGAGGCAATAGCTTACTAAGGCGATGATGAGTAGTTGGTCCGAGAGGATGATTAGCCACACTGGGATTAAGACATGGCCCAGACTCCTACGGGAGATAGCAGTGGGGAATTTTCCGCAATGGGCGAAAGCCTGACGTAATAATGACAGTTCTAACCGTTAATATGTATTgaatgtcatcttctacctctttatcttaaaattgtattgataaattttagaaTGAGTTTCATATTATTGACGAACTAATCATGAtccaattaataataattatgatttgatgttaattaattaacgttaaatataattattttgtaaaacgATCGTTAGTATGATCCTAGGACGGTCATCCTAATTGTCTTGTGACACTTTTAGCTGTCTAATACAATTACCAAATAAAAAACTTGTGTTTAACCTCATTAGAAAAATCAAGGTCATGGTTGACTAATAAATGGAAATactttacttttccttttttttagtgctttattaattcaatttaatgaTATAAAAGTCTCTATAAGAAGTATTATATGATATAAAAGTCTCTAACTTTACATTATATATGTTTGGTGTCTTGTTTTTTACAAGGGTTGATACCGTCgtaatattttagtataaatttaatttgaaagagTAGAAATTTGGTGTCATATATACTTTTTGTCACATATGAcaataaatagttaatttataaCTTGTTTGCATTAAATTATGACACTTGGTTGCGAGAACCCCAAATTCTAGCAAGAAACCATGACATTGTGTGTGGTTGAGGAGTCATTTTATGTAGCTATATATACCTATTGTTCCAAAACTAGGAAGGGGAACAAGGGAAGGGAAGGAGTTAttgcatatttaaaaaaaaaaaaagcaacaCCAAAAGACAGTAAGACATTTGAAAAACAATAGGAAAAAGTGAAGATGGGAAACAAATACGTTGCATTGTTGTTGGTGTGCCTTGTGGTGGGTGTATGTGTTGAGGCATTCCCTTGGGGTGATGAAGAACGAAAAGAATGCGCGAGATTGTGTGTGGAAAGTTGCATATTTCCTGCCAAATTCTGCAATTGGTGGTGCACAGCAGGCTGCGAAAAACCATTTATTGGTTAGTTAATTTCTACCATATACGTGGATaagcttattttaaaaataataaaatttaatacatacgtgtatattaaaaattttctaattttttaaaaatacaatatatataattgttatgtgaatataaattaaaattaaatgtattaaatattttcaaaatagaaacttataacttattattattattataaaaatgttactattttatatattatatattttattaatacatatcgatataatattttaaaatatcatatacatATCAGATATATTgaagtatttatttatcataagTTAATTTGCTTCCAAGTAATAATATTCTTACAGTACCAAATATTACAAACCTATTTccttttataatattgatatatcGTTGTCATAATTAATGACTTCTAACTTACTAACTTCAcgtaattaatttgaaaaatatttgtgttgTATACTATATATGGAATGCAGCTTGGAGCtacatatttgtttgtttaggTAGAGACATGCATTTGaccaataatttaattttgtttttttttgtttgctgaaaaataataatataaaagctaGCATGGACGATGATGCATCAAAAAAGTATCCTGTACCAACAGACGCAAGTTACAAGGCTTATCAGGCTGCACATCCTGAAGAAAGTTCCAAGACTGAGTAGATGGATTGTTTTTGCCAAGGTTTTTGTGTTAGAGTACCTCAAAAGCTTCCctcatcaaaataaattattaccaTTCTATGCTTTTACATTACTTTGCTATAAtgtacaattttttaattttattgacttTCTAATTTCGTTTCATTTTACATTGACCATATTTTTTACTTCTATATTAATATCAgtccattttaaaaaatacttttaagttTTCAGTAATAAAACTAGAGATGAGTGTGATGAATAGGTTTCATTATCTAATCTTCATCCACATTTTGTACTTCTATATTAATATCAGTTAGAATAACAGTTAATTTTAACATTCACTTTTAACgacaacattttttataattccaAATCCTTCTACAAACGTGCTACAGTAGTAAAACGAGtagataaaaatttatatatatatatatatatatatatatatatatatatatatatatatatatatatatatatatatatatatatatatatatatatatatacatatatatatatatatgttagtagaaaataaattaaagttaatgtaatagtttttgtttaattaataacatGATAGACTACATGTGCCTTGAAAGTATTTTAGGATTGTTACAATTTCATTAACTTCTTCCTTactttttatcaatattatttctttaaacaattatttttaaaagataatcataatgttaatattaataataatacatttttagcTATAGACTAGTATTTGtgattcaatttaaataaattattgataatatatataataaaaatgataatttaaatgtttttttaaagtaaagatACAAATGTGTGAAGACATGAATCCTAgtaattttaatgataaaataatttttaactattagtctaaaattttatgatttaataaaaataataatcgtGGTTATAATCAATAACATCAAtgctaatatttaaaaataaaaaacattgaaatttgaagttatatttaatatataaattacaattttaattattttgtaattcatTTTACAAACTTCAcctatcttttttctttaaaaaatctCTTGCAacttatttctatttttcttttaaagttctaatttctttttcatcttttctccaataaaaactcattttatggaagaaaataaaatttggacCGATTTAAATCTAAATCgattaattttttcttacagttagttttctttttcctcatatatatatatatatatatatatatatatatatatatatatatatatatatatatatatatatatatatatatatatatatatatatatatatatatatatatatatatatatatatatatatatatatatatatatatatatatatatatatatatatatatatataaaagatattatgTTGAAATGTTTGGTGAATTGTTGTTATAGGGGAATGTAATGTTCAAATGAAATTGAAGTTTGAGATTCCTTTTGAggttataaacaaaattttgatgTTATGAATTATAAAAGAGACGGTGTTTATTTATTGTTGAAATTATTCtgaaatgttttggattgaTCTCGTTAATTGTagaatttttttacaattttgcaTATATTTGTATCCAATGTATTTTCGttcaagtaaaaataaaacgaaGACATTTGCTATTTGGAGTTTCCAGGCTTGAGCGACGATTTTCGTTCAATCAAGAGATTTATTATTCAAGTGAGAGAAAGGtagataaaatatgttatttttaggTACAAAGAAGGAGTTtctgtttataattttgttaagaaaattatgatatatattcTGTGATATATTTCATGTTAAAAGAATAATGAAATACCTGAGTTATTCGGGAGTCAACTTGATTTATTATAGGTTTGAGTTggattagatttaaaaaaaatataattttttatatgggttagttttcaacctCACTTACTTAAAATCCAGTTCATCTTTACTCGGGTTGAATCCATGGTAAGCCGGGTTGAATCCATGGTAAGCCGGGTTGAACCTATGGTAAGCTGGGTTGGCTCATCAAttcacttaatttaatttaattatttattattttatattttaatattattagttaacatttttttattatattatagatgaaataaaaacaaagatatttcaagagagaaaaatattatagatttatctattcaaaacTATGATATTAGAAATGGATAagtgataaaaattattaatattataaacttatttgttcaatttttgtatttgtttttaaattgtacttaaattatgatatttttattttattttgaatggtatttatagtttaatattattttaaagtaaaatttgtttaaatttaaattaaaaaagataaaatttatttaaatttaaattaaaaaattataatttttttatttaaaaaaatttttataattaaatgaattagTAAGCTAATCGTTTAATACACCAATTCTAATTAGATAGATCTGGTCGGATTACACGTTTAATACACCAATTCTAATGAGATGGATCCGGTTACTAGCTTACACGTTTAATACACCAATTCTAATAAGATGGATCCGGTTGGACCGGGTTACACAAATGTATATTTGGAATGCGTGTGAGATGCGATTGTATATGTAAATACCTAATGCTGTAATATGATCCTTTTTTAGTGTGTTGCTTCTTTGCAGGCTTGTTGTCCTTTGTAATTGTATTGCTCCTTGTAGATGTTATATATCGTTGTATGTGAATGAATTATTATAGATGAAACTCATTACAGAAAtgatatatgtatgtatgtgattaagtaattttaaattcatgtgaataaaataataattgtattgagatttatatttattatattactttatcCTTATTTAAGTGGATTTGATCATAATGATATTAAAGTAAGTTTCactacatataataataataaaagtaattggATTGGCACAAGTAAAAAGGGTGAACAGCCGATAAAATtccaaaacaaatatttttttttcttttttcttactGCTTAGAAACTTTCtctacataatttttttaatatatataaatttaattaagtaatatttttttcttttcttattaattttttttactattgttttcattttacttagtcaaaatatttcataaaaactaaatttttttctcCATGTTCAGactttatcaaatttatcaaattgaaatatgtagtttaaatttaatcaaaagataaaatgtaagattttctaacttttatttttaaaacaaggATAAAATAACcattatagttatttttaaaaaaataggaaGGATTTTCAATCACTTTATTTGGTAGGAGATTGAGGGAGATGGAGAAAGGGAGAAAGGTGGTGAGagatgaaaagagaaaaaaaaggaaaaacagtcaaggtaaaataaaacaaaattaaaaattcatacaTAACTGATATTAatatagaataaaacaaaattaaaaattcatacaTAACTGATATTAATATAGAAGTACAAAATATGGTCAAaggtaaaaaaaacaaaattagaaactaaaacaaaaaatgttagattataGCAAAGTAATGTAAAAGCATTACGAAGATGCTATAGAAtgctaataattaatttaggaCTATGAAATGTTAACaactatttttaacaaatttttgaaaaaaaaaattgtttaagaaCATTttccaataatttattttgatctaATAGTTTATTTTGATAAGGGAAGCTTTTGGGCTACACATTCGAATCTAACATGAAAACCTTGGCAAACACAgtcttttgtttccattttgttCTACATCTCAGTCTTGGAAGAACTTTCTTCAGGATGTGCAGCCTTATAAGCCTTGTAACTTGTTTCGGTTGGTACAGGATACTTCTTTGATACATCCTCAATTAGGCTGTCttctatatatttgtttttccagcaaaacataaaataaaattaggagTCAATAGATATCTGAAcctaatgaaagaaaaaagcaTATAGCATGTTATGGAAGTGATTAATATTGAATATGAAGTGGAAGAAAATGAACTAACCCCAAAGTATTGGGTTTTCGCAGCGGCCTCCGCACCACCATTTGCAGAATGAGGTGGGGAACATGCAAGCACGGTTACAATAACTGTTGCAGTCGTTTCGTTTTTCCTCAAATGTCATTGCCCCAACAGATACACCCATCAGAAGGCACACCACCAACAATGCGACGTATTTCTCTCCCAtttcacttttgttttcttttactgGTTATTGCTAATGGTGCTTTGTTTGTTATTCTTCCTTCCCTAGTTCCATGCCCTAGTTTTCTAGCAATGATGGCCGTACATATATAGCTGGATAAATCACTCCTCAACCGCAAATTATCTCATgctttatttctaaattttgggATCTTCCTATTCAGTGTCATTATTAATGTTATTCCAAACGAACTATATCTTtactagtttttattttttcaaccGTCTAAATAATGGTCTCCAAAACTGAAAGCAAGATAAGGTTCTGACATACCCGATAAAGAATGTGTCATCGTAACAAGGAAAAGCAAAACCTATTTTTATGCAAATAATtagcaaatatatattttctttgtattaATATATTGACACTTAATAGCAAGATCCCAAAATTTAGTAAATAACCATGACATGATATGCGGTTTAGGAGTCATTTATCCAGCTATATATGTGCCCATCATAATTAGAAAACTAGGGCATGGAACTAGGGAAGGAGGAATTATTAACAAACCACCATTGCCAACAACcagtaaaagaaaacaaaggaatAAGTAAGAAGGTGAGATGGGAGACAAATACATTGCATTGTTGTTGGTTTGCCATGTAGTCGTTGCATGTGTTAAAGCTGAGACCTTTGAAGAAAAACGCAGAGGCTGCTACAATTATTGCACTGAAGCTTGCATTTACCCTCGATCTTTCTGCAAGTGGTGGTGTAATGGTCGCTGCAAAAACCCAGCACTATGCGGTAATCTAATTTTTATGGATATCGTATCTCTCTTCCCGTACCTGATTTTTGGAAGTTAACACGTGcagtttcattttcatctcATTGTTTTATGACTATGCAACGTTCAAGAGGTTAAGTCTGTCTATATCTTAAACATTTCGCATTAttgttaaaagtaaaatcaTACACGTCATGATCATTCCTAAAAGTTATACACGCATGTTCTGATTTTGTCATCATAGTTAGGATTTCCATATTTCACTCTTCCAAATATCATGTAACTTACTTTtgtcaataatttttataatattttttctcacTTTCATTACTTCAGGTTTTGAATTTTCCACGGAATGatttcattttgtttgattgagttgatttgaatttaaattaaaaatcaagttTCAGATTTGAATGTGCCTGTGGGtgttttcttcataaagaaacTTGATAAATTTAGGCTCtctaatttaattgaaatatctTTGTATGTTGTAGACAGCTTAGTAGAAGATAATGGACCAAAAGAATATCCTGTACCAACAGAAGAAGACTACAACAACTATATCTCGACCCCACCCACATCCCCATCACCTAAGAAGAATGAGGTGCATCCTAAATTGGTGGCAGAAGACGAGCCTAAGTTGGAAGCAGAGGACGAGCCAAACCATGATTTGTAGAATGCAATGGAGTCCATAGAGGGTGTTTTCCAATTGCACATGTAGTTTAAAAGGTTTTCTGATCAAAATagatgtatatatttataatgaaattaacaTTAGCATAGATTGTATTGtcatttcattgtttttcatttcattacatATTTAGGAGTCatctttgtttttcatttcattatatatttatcagTTAAGTCAATATCTAGTTTTAACAAGAcgttttatgttaataaataCATTCTTAGATCGGGAGCATTATAGTCGCTTCAAATTAGTAAATACAACATAAtgctaaatttatttattcttcatACAAAAGCGGTGCTCAAGTTATTACATACTTTCGTCGCTCGGTATGAACTGCTGCACCGTAGAGTTTAGTTGATGGCCATGTTTAGTGGAGAGCGCCCAATATTGAAGACAAAGGAATATGATTCTCCTCCTTCTGCTGAGGCTGCGCAGCCACAAAATATgattctctcttcttttttattagCTTCTCCACATCCTCACCACTCCCCGGAAACGCAACCTCGAACACTTGTCGTGGTATCTCGCTAATCACATTGTCTTTCTCAccttcaatttttcaattttccaaTCACGCATTACAAATTGTAAACAAACAACCCCATAAAACAAACAATAGAAGTATATtcaaattgatatatatatatatatatatatatatatatatatatatatatatatatatatatatatacacatagataTACCTGCAAGGAAGTTCCTCTGGTTATTCTCAGCATTGATACCGAAAGCAAAGAAATTCAGATTGGAGGTAGCGTTGATGGCAACTGGATAAGCTGCTGGGATTACAAATACATCGTCTTTAGACAACTCAGCTGTATACCTCTGCACTTCTTGCCGCttctgttgttgttgttctgttAGGCCAACAAGTTCAATGTTTGCTTCTCCCTCATTAACCACTAGTATGACTATGGCCTTAGAATTGTAGTGTGGCAGAAGAAGACCTCCCTATATATGGTAACCaagaaaacacacaaaaaaatatatcattctCAACAGAACTCAACTTGTCCAGTTTTGTTAGTCAATAAGGTTTTTGCGCTTACCTTTTTGATATCCACATAATTGAGGAAGATATTTAACTCCTGAAGATGGGGATTTTTTTCTGGGGTGATCTCAAAAAACGCGCCAAGCTTGCTGGAATAGATTGGGTGGGAGCTTCTCAAGTCAAACGGTTTATATTCGAAGGAATTGATTTTCATTGAACTGGATTCGGCTTTTCTACTCAGTTCCCGAATCTTTTCATTTGACAGTTCCACAATCACTCCCTCTTGCTGCCTCTGCCGCAGTCTCTCCTCTCCAAACAGAACCTTGCTTATATCCTCGAATTTGCTCTATAAAATTaagcaaatatatataatggtaATATTTATAGTGTGACATTTACACAAACCAGAAAGTGGGAATTTAATTAGATGATTCCTTGATTACGTACATCGAAGGAGGCCTCTAAAATATCCTCGCTGAACCCTTGCAGGTAGGACTGCTGTTCTTGGGTGCTAGATAGGAAGAAATTctagagagaaaggaaaaatattgatcTTCACGTTTGGAAacagattaaaagaaaaaatgattgATTAGGttctaaagaaaagaaaatacctCAAATTTGCCAGGTTTGTTAACGGGTATGGCGAGTTTAATTACTCTGAGATTTTTGTTTCTCTCTGGGTTAACCAAATAGAAAGTGGTTCCCGCAGGAATTATTTGGGCATAACCAGGGTCAAGGTAGTAGGGATCTCTGTTGTCGGGTTCCACCAAGTTAATTAAGGCTCTCCCTGTAATTAGAAAATTGATTACCATTATTTATACAAGAAGCAAGAGACGGAATTTAATCGGTTGTATTAAGTAATTACTCACCGCTAAGGACAACGAGGAGGAAATCAGCATTTGCATGGTGAGGGAGAAGAAGGGTGTGGGGTCTGGACTTGAACTCCACAACACGGTAGTCTCGAAGGTTCTGAAGCTGTGTGGAGCTTCGTTGGTCAAAGCTCTGAAGGACACGGATGTGACCGTGTTGGTTCTTGAAAAGAGTATGGAATCTATTCGAGCTGAAGTGAAAAGGGTTGTTCTGTGTTTGTGAGTCTGAGTTTGGGAAACCTGGATCTTCTTCTACCTCTTCccatttctccttcttctcacGTCTGCGGTAtttctctcccttctctctctccttctctctctccctctctctcatttCTACCTCcttctccctctctctcatttCTTCCTCCTTCTCCCTCTCCCTCATTACTTCCTCCTTCTCCCTCTCCCTCTGCCTCACCCTCTCCCTCTCTTCCGGATCTTCACGACGTTGCCGTCCTTTCCATTGTTCTTCTTCACGCTCATGCTCTCTTGAGTGTGGAGGTGGAagctcttctttttcctcttccttcttctcGTGTGATGGGTGGGGCTCAGGAATCACtctttcctcttcctcttctttctccCCACGCTCAGAAACGTGCTTGCAACGAAGCTGGCATTTTTGCACCCTGGACGCATCTTTCTCGCTCTCGCATGTCTGCACACATTTGCTCCAACTCGGCTTCTCCGTTAATGAGACAGAAACGGATGCTAGGAAAACTATTCCCAGCACCAGGAACAAAGGAAACTGTGATCTCATCGCAGTAATATATGTAGCAACCGCTTAAATTGTTGCACTCGCTTTCATTGATGAGAACACGGAGTTAAGTTACGGGTATTTATAGTTATTCAATAGAagaatttcttgattagctTGCGTACACATTTTGCCACGGGATCGGTTGCAGGTTGACGTGTGTCCAATTGAGCAGAGTTGAGCTGGCAGAAGAAAATACAGGTTCTGGGGTTTGTTCACGTTGGCTTGAACTTATAAACATCGTAAGAGAAGTTTATTGGTTACTGAGAATGATTTACTcacattaaaatattgaaaaaaaggTGTATGAGTGGATTCGTAATCTTAGATGATGAGTCATTAGAAAGGGAATGGTGAACAGCTACGTGTTGTTGTGCATGGCATTTGGGTGCAGTCCTTTTGGATATATATGGATTAGGATACCTTGAACAGCTGGTGGATAAAGAAAAGGAAGTGAAGGTGACAATGGAGGAGATATTCACTATACATGATAAGAACATATTGCTGTCATCAAACTTAGTATATTTCAAAGAAAACTCACATGAAAAGGGGACACATAATAACTACGTACATACGTGTAAGACGCTGTAATTGAAGAATAATTATATCTCTGACATATGTCCTAAACATACAcgccaaattaaaaaaaacgaaaaataataaatgtagcaaataatataataaatactaCAAAGTATCTAGATTAgttattataacaaaatatatttttaatttagtcttgaatattaaaaatattacaagtaTTACtaagttgatttttttaattacttaaataaCACATAGTTATCACCATTTGATgtattaaatgatttatttgttttaagttCTTTAAGGTGTACTTACAggcacattaaaaaaatttatgtatgtatTAAACGGTATTATTAAAGTACAAGGTAGAAGGTTTATGTATGTATTAACCATTGCATAGTTCAGACTTCTTTTTTATGTTGGAGTAACTATTCTTCTTACAATAGTTTTGGAAATTTTTGGTGACATCTTCAAATATATGATGGCACCATAGAAATCTCACATAATTTTCTTATCTTAAAAACATGAAGTGTTTGAAGAAACTATGGtcaatattgtttttattttagttttggatGTACGTCATCTTATGTCTGGATTACCTGGTTctctttataatatatagacggtgtatttttgttttgtgcttctattttttttttctgtgtctacatttataaaaatatttaaacattttcaaaatactctataattaatatatttgtattgttgataaaaaattaaagtagaaGATTtgtattatcattattaattattaagtttaatcATATAGTTACTATtttttggtgattttttttaagttatttactttttttatatttatttctaaaatttggaaataattAGATGTAACGAGATGTAACGTGTCATCTTGTAGTTagtacttttactttttatatttaattttttctaaattattttatattttaaaataagaaaatataattttatagcaATTGTATAGGTGTAgagtaaaacatataaaaatacaGTCTTATTAGAGTTGTGTAGATGTTATTTAACaccttttacaaaatataaaaatatagttttattgaAATTATGTAAGTGGAAAATGGAGTGATGTATCATCATCATTAGATATCTATACCTTCATCCAAAAGAAATAGGTTTCAAATATtcttaattgttcttttaacttttttttaaatatgtgtaAAAGATTTTTAACACTTCGTGTTTCAAAAGATTAAAGTTCTTTATTTGAAGTTAATTATTTTGAGTgcttattaaaattaacttcaTCTCATGTTGAAGTTGAAGTCCATTGAAACCATCAGTTCCATCTCATGTTTTTCTCAACTGGGAATGAATGGATTGAGTGGATGGAATATAGATGAATGGGtagttttaaagaaaattggTGTTTTGTCTGTGAAACtggaaacatatttaaatagaaaagtAATATATCAAGTTGGAAAgactttttgttcttgtttctcTTATTCTCTTTGGTGTACTGTGGTTTGATTCGTAGAGCAAGTGGACTCATGAGTTTCCTCTCTTTTCTGCATTCTACCTGTTTGTGATAAGGGCTAAATGATATCAAATTGCTGAGGGACTCCATAAAGCAACAAGTTTCAAGTTTTCTTCTAGAAAACCTCTTCATTATTGGCATTTTATACAACCCTTTCTTTATCTAAACTAATTTCAAATTCCTACATTTGTCTAACTAtgcttcactttttttttctaatcatgcttcactcttttcattctatttatctACCAATCTTTTTTGTCATTCTATTTATCTGCCAATCTTTTTTTGTCTAtgcttcactcttttcactctATTTATCTACCAATAGGCATAT from the Vigna angularis cultivar LongXiaoDou No.4 chromosome 3, ASM1680809v1, whole genome shotgun sequence genome contains:
- the LOC108324857 gene encoding beta-conglycinin beta subunit 1, which gives rise to MRSQFPLFLVLGIVFLASVSVSLTEKPSWSKCVQTCESEKDASRVQKCQLRCKHVSERGEKEEEEERVIPEPHPSHEKKEEEKEELPPPHSREHEREEEQWKGRQRREDPEERERVRQREREKEEVMREREKEEEMREREKEVEMREREREKEREKGEKYRRREKKEKWEEVEEDPGFPNSDSQTQNNPFHFSSNRFHTLFKNQHGHIRVLQSFDQRSSTQLQNLRDYRVVEFKSRPHTLLLPHHANADFLLVVLSGRALINLVEPDNRDPYYLDPGYAQIIPAGTTFYLVNPERNKNLRVIKLAIPVNKPGKFENFFLSSTQEQQSYLQGFSEDILEASFDSKFEDISKVLFGEERLRQRQQEGVIVELSNEKIRELSRKAESSSMKINSFEYKPFDLRSSHPIYSSKLGAFFEITPEKNPHLQELNIFLNYVDIKKGGLLLPHYNSKAIVILVVNEGEANIELVGLTEQQQQKRQEVQRYTAELSKDDVFVIPAAYPVAINATSNLNFFAFGINAENNQRNFLAGEKDNVISEIPRQVFEVAFPGSGEDVEKLIKKKRESYFVAAQPQQKEENHIPLSSILGALH